One part of the Gossypium raimondii isolate GPD5lz chromosome 1, ASM2569854v1, whole genome shotgun sequence genome encodes these proteins:
- the LOC128041960 gene encoding uncharacterized protein LOC128041960 — protein MGIRAAIERKIKVLKVYGNSALVIYQLKGEWETRDPKLISYKELVLELIDEFDDITFYYLPREENKMADALATLASMIKVNKLEIMKPIQMSIYEVLANCYSIKEEGKDDHPWYPSILQYVKNRKYPDQATENNKRTLRRIAIEYVLDEEVLYKKGKIKCC, from the coding sequence atgggTATTCGTGCGGCCATTGAAcgtaaaatcaaagtgcttAAAGTGTATGGAAATTctgcattggtgatataccaactcaaaggagaATGGGAAACCAGAGATCCTAAGTTGATCAGTTATAAAGAACTGGTTcttgaattgattgatgagtttgatgacatcactttCTATTATCTCCCACGAGAGGAAAACAAGATGGCTGACGCACTGGCTACTCTAGCCTCAATGATTAAGGTGAACAAGTTAGAAATCATGAAGCCTATTCAGATGAGCATATACGAAGTTCTGGCTAATTGCTACAGTATTAAAGAAGAGGGAAAAGATGATCACCCTTGGTATCCGAGTATACTACAGTATGTGAAGAATCGAAAATACCCTGATCAAGCGACAGAAAACAACAAGAGAACGCTGAGAAGAATAGCCATTGAGTATGTCTTAGATGAGGAAGTGTTGTACAAAAAGGGAAAGATCAAGTGTTGTTAA